In Bryobacteraceae bacterium, the following proteins share a genomic window:
- the kdsA gene encoding 3-deoxy-8-phosphooctulonate synthase, with protein MPTELLLIAGPCVIESEDHVHMLAGRIRAIAGEFVFKASFDKANRSSIGSYRGPGLDEGLRILGGLKREGYRVLTDIHEPAQAEPAAAACDILQIPAFLCRQTDLLVAAGHTGRTVNIKKGQFVAPHDIRHAADKVASTGNNDIILTERGTSFGYNNLVVDMRGLALMRGFGWPVVFDATHSVQLPGGAGSASSGQPEHIETLARAAAGAGIDGLFVEVHQEPSRALSDGANALHIDRLAGLLESVRAIHALVGGFTAPL; from the coding sequence ATGCCGACTGAGCTTTTGCTCATCGCCGGTCCGTGCGTGATCGAGAGCGAGGATCACGTCCACATGCTCGCCGGACGCATTCGCGCAATCGCCGGCGAGTTCGTCTTCAAGGCCTCGTTCGATAAAGCCAACCGGTCCAGCATCGGCTCCTACCGCGGACCGGGACTTGACGAGGGGCTTCGCATTCTCGGCGGGTTGAAGCGCGAGGGCTATCGCGTCCTCACCGACATTCACGAACCGGCGCAGGCGGAACCTGCCGCAGCGGCCTGCGATATCCTCCAAATTCCCGCGTTTCTGTGCCGCCAAACCGATCTTCTGGTTGCCGCCGGACACACGGGGCGGACCGTGAATATCAAGAAGGGGCAGTTCGTGGCTCCGCACGATATCCGCCACGCCGCGGACAAAGTGGCGTCAACCGGCAACAACGACATCATCCTCACTGAACGCGGAACGTCGTTCGGGTACAACAATCTGGTGGTCGACATGCGCGGACTCGCCCTCATGCGTGGGTTCGGATGGCCGGTTGTGTTCGACGCGACGCATTCGGTGCAGTTGCCCGGCGGCGCCGGTTCGGCATCCTCGGGGCAGCCGGAGCATATCGAGACGCTTGCCCGCGCGGCGGCAGGCGCCGGCATCGACGGGCTGTTCGTCGAAGTGCACCAGGAGCCGTCCCGCGCCCTCTCCGACGGCGCGAACGCGCTCCACATCGACCGCCTCGCGGGCCTTCTCGAGAGCGTCCGCGCGATTCATGCGCTGGTCGGTGGGTTCACCGCCCCGTTGTAG
- a CDS encoding SBBP repeat-containing protein, with the protein MFQRPIVSALSGLALVPAAVWAAGVGSPARAPISFEKNLGQAAAETLFLARQGDAVLHVTSTGMDAVSKNGGIRMSVAGGRDASLRGTDRLAGVSHYYRGADRSRWITGVPHFARLEQPGIYEGIDLVYHGGDLVEYDFVVHPGADPGTIELRFEGAPLSVDAAGDLHAGELVHRRPSIYQTIDGKRVAVSGGFRVDGDQVRFDVGEYRRDADLVIDPVVVFATFLGGNGQEQINGMVVLGGQPIIVGTTSSTNFAGDPVNRGFTDIFITRYTADGSALVYSVFVGGSGVDQGQDIAYNALAGELVVVGTSASEDFPATTGSFQPANRGGFDAVVARLFAHNGQLIRSTYYGGSVQDDGLQIAVDSAGGIVIAGNTISTDIPLENATDSTLDNSDVFLARFTQGLLVLQFGTYLGGASVENVWALAADGAGNAWVGGTTFSGDFPVVNAFQAAPHSTDGFLTKFNLITREIVTSTYLGGASTEAVRGIAIDGSGSVYVTGETLSPDFPTTPGAYDPTIGGPSDIFVSKFTGSTLVWSTFIGGSAAETSHVIALGPGGIVAIGGSSNSTDFPTVAAPQPALRGFDDAVALRLNASGSALLDSTFLGGTLNDVATAVGFGDSNVLFVAGNTDSLNFPVTPGAMDFSFAENEGFVAALADGPAPVAVTVQSNIPGAVVIVDGARIATPKTFLWMPGVQHTIGADELQQLPGNQTLTWLSWTGAPGGAKEQTFATPAAAATYTASFSALTCTYAVLPNPLTIPLSGGSFTVSVFTQAGCPWTGHSNDGWISGSGPGAGSGSVNFHATASSAVRNGSVTVAFTSVAIRQEDAVPSVIDLAPFANTGSEQLFTLTFDDSAGANTIAVANLLINSAIDGRQACYLAITPTGSVFLVNDAGAGGGPFAGGLALPSTASISNTQCAVDGEGSSVLRTGTRLIVKLKLRFLAPFAGNKVMYLAVRDVDGNNSGWRAKGVWTVPGAVIPTPGVVSLSPRSFNGNTVTLTATYYDTLGPLHFDVLNILVNDSIDGRNACYVALVRNAATAVLVNDTGDAGGPFAGAINIPSFGTASNSQCTIDADGSSIVPDGKNLIFTLKFHWKTAFKGERIIYLAARDINEGNSGWEPMGIVTVP; encoded by the coding sequence ATGTTCCAGCGTCCCATCGTTTCCGCGCTCTCCGGCCTAGCGCTTGTACCGGCCGCCGTCTGGGCCGCGGGGGTGGGATCGCCCGCTCGCGCTCCCATTTCCTTTGAGAAGAACCTCGGCCAGGCGGCGGCAGAGACCCTCTTTCTCGCCCGACAGGGTGACGCCGTTCTGCATGTCACATCCACCGGCATGGACGCTGTCTCGAAGAATGGCGGAATCCGGATGAGTGTCGCGGGCGGACGCGACGCCTCCCTCCGCGGAACGGACCGGCTGGCCGGTGTGAGCCATTACTATCGCGGCGCGGACCGTTCTCGCTGGATCACCGGCGTTCCCCATTTCGCGCGGCTGGAGCAGCCCGGCATCTACGAAGGCATCGATCTTGTTTATCACGGCGGCGATCTCGTGGAGTACGACTTCGTCGTGCATCCGGGCGCCGACCCTGGAACCATTGAGCTCCGCTTCGAGGGCGCGCCGTTGTCTGTAGACGCCGCGGGCGACCTGCACGCCGGCGAACTGGTCCACCGGCGTCCATCGATCTACCAGACCATCGACGGCAAACGAGTCGCGGTCTCCGGAGGCTTCCGCGTCGACGGCGACCAGGTGCGCTTCGACGTCGGCGAATACCGGCGCGATGCGGATCTGGTGATCGACCCCGTGGTCGTCTTCGCCACATTCCTCGGCGGCAACGGCCAGGAGCAGATCAACGGCATGGTGGTGCTCGGCGGCCAGCCGATCATCGTCGGCACCACCTCGTCCACGAACTTCGCCGGCGATCCGGTCAACCGGGGCTTCACCGATATCTTCATCACCCGCTACACCGCCGACGGGTCCGCGCTCGTCTACTCGGTGTTCGTGGGCGGCTCGGGCGTCGACCAAGGCCAGGATATCGCCTACAACGCGTTGGCGGGGGAATTGGTGGTTGTCGGCACTTCGGCATCGGAAGACTTTCCGGCGACCACGGGCTCGTTTCAGCCGGCGAATCGCGGCGGCTTCGACGCGGTGGTGGCGCGCCTGTTCGCGCACAATGGCCAGTTGATCCGCTCGACGTACTATGGCGGTTCGGTGCAGGACGACGGCTTGCAGATCGCCGTCGACAGCGCGGGCGGAATCGTCATCGCCGGAAACACGATCTCCACCGACATCCCGCTCGAGAACGCCACGGACTCCACGCTTGACAACAGCGACGTCTTCCTCGCACGGTTTACGCAGGGCCTGTTGGTGCTGCAGTTCGGAACTTATCTCGGCGGCGCCTCCGTGGAAAACGTCTGGGCGCTTGCCGCCGACGGAGCCGGCAACGCCTGGGTAGGCGGCACGACGTTCTCGGGCGACTTTCCCGTGGTCAACGCCTTTCAGGCCGCGCCCCACAGTACCGATGGATTCCTTACGAAGTTCAACCTGATCACCCGCGAGATCGTCACCTCCACGTACCTGGGCGGCGCGAGCACGGAGGCGGTGCGCGGGATCGCCATTGATGGATCCGGGTCGGTGTACGTGACCGGCGAAACGCTCTCACCCGACTTTCCCACTACGCCGGGAGCCTACGATCCAACCATCGGCGGCCCCTCCGATATCTTCGTCTCCAAGTTCACCGGCTCCACGCTCGTCTGGAGCACTTTCATCGGCGGGTCGGCGGCGGAGACCAGCCACGTGATCGCCCTCGGACCAGGCGGCATCGTCGCCATCGGCGGCTCATCGAACTCGACTGACTTTCCCACCGTTGCCGCCCCGCAGCCGGCCCTCCGCGGATTCGACGATGCCGTTGCGCTTCGTTTGAATGCCTCCGGGTCGGCGTTACTTGATTCCACTTTCCTCGGCGGCACGCTCAACGATGTCGCCACCGCGGTCGGATTCGGCGATTCGAATGTGCTTTTCGTCGCCGGCAACACCGACTCGCTGAACTTCCCCGTCACCCCTGGCGCGATGGACTTCTCTTTCGCCGAGAACGAAGGGTTCGTGGCCGCGCTTGCCGATGGACCGGCGCCGGTCGCGGTCACAGTCCAGTCGAATATCCCAGGCGCGGTGGTCATTGTCGACGGCGCGCGCATCGCCACGCCCAAAACCTTCCTTTGGATGCCGGGGGTCCAGCACACCATCGGCGCCGACGAACTCCAGCAGTTGCCCGGCAACCAGACGCTGACCTGGCTTTCCTGGACCGGCGCTCCCGGCGGCGCCAAAGAGCAGACGTTCGCCACTCCCGCCGCCGCCGCCACCTACACGGCGAGTTTCAGCGCCCTCACGTGCACGTACGCGGTGCTGCCCAATCCTCTCACCATCCCTCTATCCGGCGGAAGTTTCACCGTGAGCGTGTTCACCCAAGCCGGCTGTCCGTGGACCGGCCATTCCAATGACGGCTGGATCTCCGGAAGCGGACCGGGCGCCGGATCCGGCTCCGTGAACTTCCACGCGACCGCGAGCTCAGCCGTCCGCAATGGTTCGGTCACCGTCGCGTTCACCAGCGTTGCGATTCGGCAGGAAGACGCCGTCCCATCGGTAATCGATCTGGCGCCCTTCGCCAATACCGGCTCGGAGCAACTGTTCACCCTGACCTTCGACGATTCGGCCGGCGCCAACACCATCGCCGTGGCCAACCTGTTGATCAACTCCGCCATTGATGGCCGGCAGGCCTGTTATCTCGCCATCACGCCCACCGGTTCCGTGTTCCTGGTGAACGACGCAGGCGCCGGAGGAGGGCCGTTCGCGGGAGGATTGGCGCTTCCATCCACGGCCTCGATCTCCAACACCCAGTGCGCCGTCGATGGCGAAGGCTCGTCAGTGCTGCGCACCGGAACCCGTCTCATCGTCAAGCTGAAGCTCCGCTTCCTGGCGCCTTTCGCCGGCAACAAGGTGATGTACCTGGCGGTGCGGGATGTGGATGGCAACAACAGCGGCTGGCGCGCCAAGGGCGTATGGACGGTTCCTGGCGCCGTGATTCCGACACCGGGCGTCGTCAGCCTCTCGCCCCGCAGCTTCAACGGAAACACCGTCACTCTCACCGCCACCTACTACGACACTCTCGGGCCGCTCCACTTCGACGTTCTCAATATCCTGGTGAACGATTCGATCGACGGGCGCAACGCCTGCTATGTCGCGCTGGTTCGCAACGCCGCCACCGCTGTGCTGGTGAACGACACCGGCGACGCAGGCGGTCCCTTCGCCGGAGCCATCAACATCCCAAGTTTTGGTACTGCATCGAATAGCCAGTGCACTATCGATGCCGATGGCTCCAGCA
- a CDS encoding protein kinase, with protein MRLAPGTRFGPYEIQSMLGAGGMGEVYRARDTRLDREVAIKILPAHIAANPEMRQRFEREARAISSLHHPNICALHDVGSQDDSAYLVMEYLEGEPLDKRIARGPLPVSEALAIGTQIASALDEAHRKRMVHRDIKPGNVILTASGAKLLDFGLAKAAATGPLAESDATLTQNLTTAGAIVGTLSYMAPERLEGKEGDTRADIFALGAMLHEMLTGKKAFSGDSQASVITTIMTAEPPPVSQVQPLATPALDRAIRKCLAKSADQRWQTARDLMSELEWIAGGGAASGTALLPTAPPPARSAMLPWALTAAAIAALAGTILLRPSATTTEAVPVRFEIPIPVETLAGGLDIPSPSPDGTKVAFTARTSGRFSRIWIHDLATGASHALEGPTDAALPFWAPDSRRLGYVEGRTLKTISASGGAPGAVCELKPNFGAATWNEKDVIVFGNGGKLFQVPAQGGVPSELKFGGPEQYRYWPQFLPGGAKLLFSTLPSENGSAGVYAASLDGGTPVRLVDAPSKAVSGGPGYLLYNQDTTLVARAFDEAALTWTGEPFPLAGRIRTFSTGTAGGAYLASWNGLVTFRTGTSGDVLQMTWVNRAGLRTSTVGKTGDYSSPEISPDGKWIAVGIKDAGTGNRDLWVFDLRRGTGSRITSDPGDELNPSWSPDGKQIAFTGSKGEGQPRNLFVVDASGSQDPQPILTSQEQMNLEEWTADGRNLIYNLQYRTGDKDLFLLPLGGDRTPRPLVKSKFSEEMGRVSPDGRWLAYRSDESGRPEIYVRPFSPSGEAAGRKWRISTDGGSEPEWRADGKELFYVNGTALEAVAVRMAGSEFEAELPERIFDCVLPTMRRNRYVAAADGQSFLLLTPPQELLTESFHAILNWQRLAPSRP; from the coding sequence ATGCGGCTCGCCCCGGGGACGCGATTCGGGCCATACGAGATCCAGTCCATGCTCGGAGCCGGCGGCATGGGCGAGGTCTATCGCGCCCGCGATACGCGTCTCGACCGCGAAGTGGCGATTAAGATACTTCCCGCTCATATCGCCGCCAATCCGGAAATGCGGCAGCGTTTCGAGCGCGAGGCGCGCGCCATCTCCTCGCTCCATCACCCGAACATCTGCGCGCTCCACGACGTCGGCAGCCAGGACGATTCCGCGTACCTGGTGATGGAGTACCTCGAGGGTGAACCGCTCGACAAGCGGATCGCCCGCGGACCGCTGCCGGTAAGCGAAGCGCTCGCGATTGGAACGCAGATCGCCAGCGCGCTCGACGAGGCGCATCGCAAAAGGATGGTCCATCGCGACATCAAGCCGGGCAACGTGATCCTCACCGCGTCCGGCGCGAAGCTGCTCGACTTTGGGCTTGCCAAAGCCGCCGCAACCGGTCCGCTCGCTGAGTCCGACGCGACGCTGACGCAGAATCTCACCACAGCCGGCGCGATCGTCGGCACGCTTTCTTACATGGCGCCGGAGCGGCTCGAAGGCAAGGAAGGCGATACGCGCGCCGACATCTTCGCGCTCGGAGCGATGCTGCACGAGATGCTCACCGGCAAAAAGGCGTTCAGCGGCGATAGCCAGGCTTCGGTAATCACCACGATCATGACGGCCGAGCCGCCGCCGGTCTCGCAGGTTCAGCCTCTGGCGACGCCGGCGCTCGACCGCGCGATTCGGAAGTGTCTCGCCAAGTCCGCCGACCAGCGCTGGCAGACCGCGCGCGACCTGATGAGCGAGCTCGAATGGATCGCCGGAGGCGGCGCTGCATCCGGCACGGCCCTCCTTCCCACCGCGCCGCCGCCTGCTCGATCGGCAATGCTGCCCTGGGCCCTTACCGCCGCCGCGATCGCCGCGCTCGCCGGAACAATCCTGCTTCGGCCCTCCGCCACGACGACGGAGGCGGTCCCCGTCCGTTTCGAGATTCCGATTCCCGTGGAAACACTCGCCGGCGGCCTCGATATCCCTTCGCCATCGCCCGACGGCACGAAAGTCGCGTTCACCGCCCGCACCTCCGGCCGCTTCTCGCGAATCTGGATTCACGACCTCGCCACCGGCGCGTCGCACGCACTCGAAGGCCCCACCGATGCCGCCCTTCCCTTCTGGGCGCCCGACAGCCGCCGCCTGGGCTACGTGGAAGGACGAACCCTCAAAACCATCAGTGCCTCCGGCGGAGCGCCCGGCGCCGTCTGCGAGCTCAAACCGAACTTCGGCGCCGCCACCTGGAACGAGAAGGACGTGATCGTCTTCGGCAACGGCGGCAAGCTCTTCCAGGTGCCCGCGCAAGGCGGCGTCCCGAGCGAACTCAAGTTCGGCGGCCCCGAACAGTATCGCTACTGGCCGCAGTTTCTGCCCGGCGGCGCCAAGCTCCTGTTCAGCACGCTTCCCAGCGAAAACGGGAGCGCAGGCGTGTACGCGGCCTCGCTCGACGGAGGAACGCCGGTTCGCCTCGTCGACGCCCCGTCCAAGGCCGTTTCAGGCGGCCCCGGCTACCTCCTCTACAACCAGGACACCACACTCGTCGCTCGCGCTTTCGACGAAGCCGCTCTCACTTGGACCGGCGAACCGTTCCCACTGGCTGGCCGAATCCGGACCTTCTCGACAGGTACCGCCGGCGGGGCCTACCTTGCCTCCTGGAACGGTCTCGTCACCTTTCGCACCGGCACTTCCGGCGACGTGCTGCAAATGACCTGGGTCAATCGCGCCGGCTTGCGAACCAGTACGGTCGGCAAGACCGGCGACTATTCGAGCCCCGAAATTTCGCCCGACGGCAAGTGGATCGCCGTCGGGATCAAGGACGCCGGCACCGGGAATCGCGACCTCTGGGTGTTCGATCTGCGCCGCGGCACCGGCAGCCGCATCACCTCCGATCCCGGCGACGAATTGAATCCCTCCTGGTCACCCGATGGCAAACAAATCGCCTTCACCGGCTCCAAAGGCGAAGGCCAGCCGCGGAACCTCTTCGTGGTCGATGCGAGCGGCTCCCAGGACCCGCAGCCGATCCTCACCTCCCAAGAGCAGATGAATCTCGAGGAGTGGACCGCCGATGGCCGAAATCTCATCTACAACCTGCAGTACCGCACCGGCGACAAGGACTTGTTCCTGCTACCGCTCGGAGGCGACCGTACGCCGCGCCCGCTTGTCAAGTCGAAGTTCAGCGAGGAGATGGGCCGCGTGTCGCCCGATGGCCGGTGGCTCGCCTATCGCTCCGACGAATCCGGCCGCCCGGAAATCTACGTCCGGCCTTTTTCGCCCTCCGGCGAAGCCGCCGGCCGGAAGTGGCGCATCTCCACCGACGGCGGCAGCGAGCCCGAATGGCGCGCCGACGGCAAGGAGTTGTTCTATGTCAATGGAACCGCGCTCGAAGCAGTCGCCGTCCGCATGGCGGGTTCTGAATTCGAAGCCGAGCTACCGGAGCGCATCTTCGATTGCGTCCTGCCCACGATGCGGCGGAACCGCTACGTTGCCGCGGCCGACGGCCAGAGCTTCCTGCTCCTGACGCCTCCGCAGGAACTGCTCACCGAAAGCTTCCATGCCATCCTGAACTGGCAGCGCCTGGCGCCGTCCCGGCCTTAA
- a CDS encoding exo-alpha-sialidase — protein sequence MVRSILLLSAAATLAAADPRNITSGSVIPDEGYADQPYIVKTDDGAWLCVITTGPGQEGAGGQHIVTRRSTDRGRTWTDLVDVEPSSGPEASYAVLLKVPYGRVYVFYNHNTDNVREVIGDKPAYRDGKVRRVDSLGHFVFKYSDDHGRSWSARRYDIAQRDFEIDRRNPYQGKLKFFWNVGKAFSHRGAGYVPLHKVGGFGEGFFTSNEGVLLRSANILTERDAAKLTWETLPEGDRGIRAPEGGGTVAAEHSFSELSDGSLFCVFRTIDGHAAHTYSRDGGRTWEPSQYMRYADGRLMKHPRAANFAWRASNGKFLYWFHNHGGRFIREHPRRRSIAYEDRNPVWLSGGEEADSPRGKVILWNEPEIVLYDDDPVERMSYPDFVEEDGHYYLTETQKEIARVHEVDPKLIEGLWNQGAGGVAGDGLLGAGVPLPAFARRKPGGHGAEDLRGGFTLDLWVRFGSFPPNRVFVDNRGEDGKGIALATVEGGAVELVMNDGRMENRWRSDRGALSGSGVHHVVAIVDGGPKIISFVVDGRLNDGGEERQFGWGRFSPYFRGIEGGAMRKGEGVLGLRMYGRALRTSEAVGNYRAGAPTTGR from the coding sequence ATGGTCCGTTCGATTCTGCTCCTCTCGGCCGCCGCCACGCTCGCCGCCGCCGATCCGCGTAACATCACCAGCGGCAGCGTGATCCCCGACGAAGGGTACGCTGACCAACCGTACATCGTGAAGACCGATGATGGCGCGTGGCTGTGCGTGATCACCACCGGACCCGGCCAGGAAGGCGCCGGCGGCCAGCATATCGTCACCCGCCGCAGCACCGACCGCGGCCGTACCTGGACCGACCTCGTCGACGTCGAGCCCTCGAGCGGACCCGAGGCTTCCTACGCCGTGCTCCTGAAGGTCCCCTATGGCCGCGTTTACGTCTTCTACAACCACAATACCGACAACGTCCGCGAAGTGATCGGCGACAAGCCCGCCTACCGCGACGGCAAGGTGCGGCGGGTCGACAGCCTCGGCCACTTCGTGTTCAAGTACAGCGACGATCACGGGCGTAGCTGGTCTGCCCGGCGCTACGATATCGCTCAGCGCGATTTCGAAATTGACCGCCGAAACCCTTATCAGGGGAAGCTGAAGTTCTTCTGGAACGTCGGCAAGGCGTTCTCGCATCGGGGCGCCGGCTATGTGCCGCTGCACAAGGTGGGCGGGTTCGGCGAGGGGTTCTTCACGTCGAACGAGGGTGTTCTGCTCCGCAGCGCGAACATCCTTACCGAACGCGATGCGGCGAAGCTCACCTGGGAGACGCTGCCCGAGGGCGACCGCGGTATTCGTGCGCCGGAGGGAGGCGGGACGGTGGCCGCCGAGCACAGCTTCTCCGAACTCAGCGACGGGTCTCTGTTCTGCGTCTTCCGCACCATCGACGGCCATGCCGCGCACACCTACAGCCGCGACGGCGGGCGGACCTGGGAGCCGTCGCAATACATGCGATACGCCGATGGCCGGCTGATGAAGCACCCCCGCGCGGCGAATTTCGCCTGGCGCGCGTCCAACGGAAAGTTCCTCTATTGGTTCCACAATCACGGCGGGCGGTTCATCCGAGAGCATCCGCGGCGGCGCTCCATCGCCTACGAGGATCGCAACCCGGTTTGGCTTTCCGGTGGCGAAGAGGCGGACTCCCCGCGTGGCAAGGTGATCCTCTGGAACGAACCCGAGATCGTCCTTTATGATGATGACCCCGTCGAACGCATGAGCTACCCGGATTTCGTCGAGGAGGATGGGCATTATTACCTCACCGAGACGCAGAAGGAGATCGCGCGCGTGCATGAGGTGGACCCGAAGTTGATCGAAGGACTTTGGAATCAGGGGGCTGGCGGCGTGGCCGGCGACGGGTTGCTCGGCGCTGGGGTTCCGCTGCCCGCGTTCGCCCGTCGGAAGCCGGGTGGCCACGGCGCCGAGGATCTGCGCGGCGGTTTCACGCTCGATCTGTGGGTGCGCTTTGGTTCGTTCCCTCCGAATCGGGTGTTCGTGGACAATCGCGGCGAGGACGGGAAGGGCATCGCGCTGGCCACCGTCGAGGGCGGCGCGGTGGAACTGGTGATGAACGACGGACGCATGGAGAATCGCTGGCGTAGCGACCGGGGCGCGCTCTCCGGCAGCGGCGTCCATCACGTAGTGGCGATCGTCGACGGCGGGCCCAAGATCATCTCGTTTGTCGTCGACGGCAGACTCAACGACGGCGGCGAGGAGCGGCAGTTCGGGTGGGGCCGGTTCAGTCCGTATTTCCGGGGGATCGAGGGAGGCGCAATGCGGAAGGGAGAAGGCGTGCTCGGCCTGCGGATGTATGGGCGGGCGCTCAGGACGTCGGAGGCGGTGGGGAACTACCGGGCAGGCGCGCCTACAACGGGGCGGTGA
- the kdsB gene encoding 3-deoxy-manno-octulosonate cytidylyltransferase: MIPARFQSSRFPGKALASLAGKPIIQHVYEKTLQSRVLSGVVIATDDDRIAAAARGFGAEVAMTRADHPSGTDRVAEAAALDSASIVVNIQGDEPLIDPAAIDSAARCLLDDPALPMATLAKRISHPDEITNPNVVKVVSALSGDAIYFSRNPIPYDRAGGAVYFKHIGLYVYRRDFLLGYSALPVGPLEKVECLEQLRALENGFRIRVVETSYDSIGVDTPEDLETVSRLFGAAAAKR; encoded by the coding sequence GTGATCCCCGCCCGGTTCCAGTCTTCTCGATTCCCTGGCAAAGCTCTCGCCTCACTCGCCGGTAAACCCATCATCCAGCACGTTTATGAAAAAACGTTGCAATCGCGTGTTTTGAGCGGCGTCGTGATCGCCACCGACGACGACCGGATCGCCGCCGCCGCCCGGGGTTTCGGCGCCGAAGTCGCCATGACCCGCGCCGACCATCCCTCCGGCACGGATCGCGTCGCCGAGGCCGCCGCCCTCGATTCGGCATCGATCGTTGTCAACATCCAGGGCGACGAGCCGCTCATCGACCCCGCCGCCATCGACTCCGCCGCGCGCTGTCTTCTCGACGACCCTGCACTGCCCATGGCCACGCTCGCCAAGCGGATCAGCCATCCCGACGAGATCACCAACCCGAACGTGGTGAAAGTGGTGAGCGCGCTCTCCGGCGACGCGATTTACTTTTCCAGAAACCCGATTCCCTACGATCGCGCCGGTGGCGCGGTCTATTTCAAACACATCGGTCTCTACGTCTATCGCCGCGATTTTCTGCTCGGCTACTCCGCCCTACCCGTGGGCCCGCTCGAAAAGGTGGAGTGCCTGGAGCAATTGCGCGCGCTCGAGAACGGATTTCGCATTCGCGTCGTCGAGACCAGCTACGATTCCATCGGCGTCGACACGCCGGAAGACCTGGAAACGGTCTCGCGCCTGTTCGGCGCAGCGGCGGCCAAGCGATGA
- a CDS encoding CTP synthase codes for MAKYIFVTGGVVSSLGKGIAAASIGCLLESRGLKVTLQKFDPYLNVDPGTMSPFQHGEVFVTDDGAETDLDLGHYERFTHAHLTQSNNLTSGRLYEQIIARERRGDYLGKTVQVIPHVTNEIKATARKVAGDVDVVIVEIGGTVGDIESLPFLEAIRQLRHELGRENTCFVHVTLVPWIAAAQELKTKPTQHSVKELRAIGIQPDMLLCRCEKPISPELKEKIALFCDVDAQAVIEARDVDSVYEVPLELASQRADEIILKLLSLPAADRDLTCWTDMLSRLKNPRSVVEIGIVGKYVEYEDSYKSLKEALLHGGLAHNVKVNITWIEAEELSWPGCARRLERYDGILVPGGFGKRGIEGMLHAIRYARENKVPYFGICLGMQSLVIEFARNVCGLEGADSTEFNPDPPQRVIYKLRELKGVDELGGTMRLGAYPCQLAEGTFARDAYGVELISERHRHRYEFNREFEPVLTERGLKLSGQTPDGVYVEICEIEDHPWFLGCQFHPEFKSKPLEPHPLFRAFIGASVGQRERRRAGAGRLAHAD; via the coding sequence ATGGCCAAATACATCTTCGTGACAGGCGGCGTGGTGAGTTCGCTGGGTAAGGGAATCGCGGCGGCATCGATCGGGTGTCTTCTCGAAAGCCGCGGTCTCAAAGTGACGCTGCAGAAGTTCGATCCGTATCTGAACGTCGACCCCGGCACCATGAGCCCCTTCCAGCACGGAGAAGTCTTCGTCACCGACGACGGCGCCGAGACCGACCTCGATCTTGGCCACTACGAGCGCTTCACCCACGCCCACCTCACCCAGTCCAACAACCTCACCTCGGGCCGCCTCTACGAGCAGATCATCGCCCGCGAACGCCGCGGCGACTATCTCGGCAAGACCGTCCAGGTGATCCCGCACGTCACCAACGAGATCAAGGCCACGGCCCGCAAGGTGGCCGGCGATGTCGACGTGGTGATCGTCGAGATCGGCGGCACGGTCGGAGATATCGAATCCCTCCCCTTCCTCGAAGCCATCCGGCAGTTGCGCCATGAACTGGGCCGCGAAAACACCTGCTTCGTCCACGTGACGCTCGTCCCCTGGATCGCCGCCGCGCAGGAGCTGAAGACCAAGCCGACTCAGCACAGCGTGAAGGAACTGCGCGCCATCGGCATTCAGCCCGACATGCTGCTGTGCCGCTGCGAGAAACCGATCTCGCCGGAACTGAAAGAGAAGATCGCATTGTTTTGCGACGTCGACGCCCAGGCGGTGATCGAAGCTCGCGACGTCGACTCGGTGTACGAGGTGCCGCTCGAACTCGCCTCCCAGCGCGCCGACGAGATCATCCTCAAGCTGCTGAGCCTCCCAGCCGCCGACCGCGACCTCACCTGCTGGACCGATATGCTCTCGCGGCTGAAGAATCCCCGCAGCGTGGTCGAGATCGGCATCGTCGGCAAATATGTGGAATACGAGGATTCGTACAAGAGCCTGAAGGAAGCATTGCTTCACGGCGGCCTCGCGCACAACGTGAAGGTCAACATCACCTGGATCGAAGCCGAGGAGCTTTCCTGGCCCGGCTGCGCGCGCCGCCTCGAGCGCTACGACGGTATCCTCGTCCCGGGCGGCTTCGGCAAGCGCGGCATTGAGGGCATGCTCCACGCCATCCGCTACGCGCGAGAAAACAAGGTTCCCTACTTCGGCATCTGCCTCGGCATGCAGTCGCTCGTGATCGAGTTCGCCCGGAACGTGTGCGGGCTCGAAGGCGCGGATTCCACCGAGTTCAATCCGGACCCGCCGCAGCGCGTCATCTACAAGCTCCGTGAGTTGAAGGGAGTCGACGAGTTGGGCGGCACGATGCGTTTGGGCGCATATCCCTGCCAGCTTGCCGAGGGCACTTTCGCGCGGGACGCCTACGGCGTGGAGTTGATCAGCGAGCGTCACCGGCACCGCTATGAGTTCAACCGCGAGTTCGAACCGGTCCTCACTGAGCGCGGCCTAAAACTCAGCGGCCAGACTCCGGATGGGGTCTACGTGGAGATCTGCGAGATCGAAGACCATCCGTGGTTCCTCGGCTGCCAGTTCCATCCGGAGTTCAAGTCGAAACCGCTCGAGCCGCATCCGTTGTTCCGCGCCTTCATCGGCGCATCGGTGGGCCAGCGGGAACGCCGCAGGGCCGGAGCCGGCCGCCTCGCGCATGCCGACTGA